Genomic window (Argopecten irradians isolate NY chromosome 2, Ai_NY, whole genome shotgun sequence):
ATGTCCGTCAATACAATTTGAAAGATTTAAGTTCAGAAGATGCCTTGATTTAAGAAAATTATTCTAAAATGCTGAACTGATAATTAAGAATGCTTTAAAGTCTTCATCTGAACAAAGGTTGTTAACAAAAGGGCCGTCCAGGGTTAAAGCTGGCCAGATTTTTATATTGTACGGGTTAGCTATAGGGTACCCATAGAAATGCATGCAACTTAAGATTAGATTGTAAAAGATGTAACATATAATTATAAAGTAGAACTTGGTTGGGATTatctacaaatatttacataattgtatttaaattaaGTATATTAATCCTCATTGGTCTACCCACATATTGTAGGTGTGGCCCAAATGTGATGACTACTCCTCATTGGTCAGTCCTGATGTTGTAGGTGTGATCATTGAAAGTAGttacttctcattggtcaatcCTAGTGCCAATCACAGTATAAAATAAACGTTTGATTGTACACAAGCGTAAGGAGTTGTGTTGTTTTTCACttcaaattatgtatttaaacTACAATTCTATATACATTTCAAAACTCAGTGCGCATATAATTTATACTGCTCATTGAATATGTGTTTCAACTTTCTGGTAACATCCTAGAGAGCAGCCTCAGAAAtccagtgtctaaactccactacactccgtaggctgattaacgtgggtaaccgacgatGCCTAGAGAGACCCCAATCCACCAAAGAATTTTCTAGATATATATTAGACAATGGAAAGcaggatcttttctctacttttctcTCTTCCTATGAAATGTTGAATGTTTAATTTTCACATTAAGCCTGCTTACCAGAAACACGAACAcacttcaattgtcaaattaGGCCACTGTCTGCCATGTTGTGCTGGAATTTATTCCAAAATGAATTTGCATAAATCAGGACAAAAAAAAGATCCTACAAGTTTTAATTTGAGGAATCTAGACCTTTTCTgacagtactttctgaaaaaaaatgacaaaattctGGATGGCTGCCTATTGGTTGTGTCATTTATATTGTTTCCCTTTCATTCACAAAATGCAATTGACAATCTATGGGAACTAAGAAAAACCTAAGTTTACAATTTCAGAAAGATTCTTTCAGCACTTAATGACAAATAGCAGCgaaaaaactatcaaaatcaaagatggctgcctatcAACCAACTTGGTGGatcagttccaaaatgcaatatatgcAACTacggtcctagaggaacctttTAAGAAGTAACattaacaaaaattatttatgGAGAGACAGACAGACCACAGGACCATGGACGAAAGACAACTATAATAGCCATCCATCTAATGATAATGGGCTAATGAAGTCTATATCATGTTGATCGACTCCCaggaaaaacaaacaacatttattttgattacaGTTTTTATtagtattgttttagaaaaggtacaaatacaattttttataaatttgcaCGAGACATTTTGTTGTAATGTAGATGAAATTAGACAAATGCTGTTGTAAATAgtatatacaatatcatacagCTATAATGATTTATATTCAGCACAATTACTGGCACTAATTCAATACCCCCACAATCCATATTATGTATAGGTCTAGAAATAACTGCATCAAAACCTTAGAAATAAAAGTGACCACATACCTAAATCAGTTATTACAACTAGTGTATTATTGAATGATTATTGGACCTGTTGCTTACTCCAAGGTAGAAAGCTTAAGGTTCCAGGTCTAAACCCGATTTGGATGGCAACATTTTGTCTCAGGATAGACAGACTAACCTTCTATCTAGCTATCACAGCAAACTTATTGATTAGAACTGAATAACTTAGACATGATCCTGCATCAATTGTATCAAAAGAATATATCAGCAATTTTTCATTGTGCTGTCAATATGAACACGAGCATGCAAATTAAATGATGCAATTAAACTGAGTTCACAACCACATGAAGAAATATATCCTTTTGCACTTTCAAAGTGATGTCTTTTGAAAGCTTCACTTTTGAAATTCAAGACTGGCTTaccataaaaataataatgcacatgttcatatacatatataattatcatcatcacatAAACTTTATGACTAGAATTCCACGACAAATCAGTCAGTTTTGAAGACAGTCGACTCCATATCCCTGCGTGGTGGATTCAGTGGTTTTACATTGGACATGATGTGCCTAGCATAATCAGAATTATGTAAGCCAGCCTCCCGGAGCCTCGCTTCCAGTTTCATTCGAGGGTCTGAAGTCACCTGTGGCATGTAGATCAAAAGATAAGTTATAAGAAATTTGATTGATGATAGAAACTATAACACACCAGGAGCGTAGGGTCTGTTTCTGATTATTTCCCATAGATTTTCTATACTTTAGTTGTGTAATGCAACTAGAAAATTTGccaaaaagagagaaaaataagTTACCTGGTATCAGTTTCATAATCTtagtcaattaaaaaaaatgtatcttgaaagaaagttttttgtttgttaaatatTACCCAtacaaattaagaaaataaaagaatttcCTGCTATCACATTCCAATTTACTCTAATATAGTAATCTCCATCCTTTCCTCTGAGAGAGAATGTTAGTTCGATCCTATTGTTGACTATAACCAATGTGTAATCTCACCTGATTTGACGTGAAGGAGTTTACATCAAACAGTGGcctgttgatattgatatccTCTTCTACTTCTTCATTCACATGAGCTTCCCAAGCCTAAAATAATATATCAGGCCTGATGTGAGCTACCATATagtaatatcaataaaataggAGAACACAAAATGTTTACAGATTTTTGTTTCCATGCTGCTGATTTAATAGTAGCAGGAATTATAAAAGAGCATGATCATAATCGTAAGAATTTTTCTACTGACCATGTAGGTAAGGAATTAACATGAAaccatacacatgtacaatataaagcaaaaattgaaattttatgtgtgtttatattgtgCTTTTGAAATGATCATTAGTCTGGTGAGAATTGATTTCTGACTGATCTACCATTGTTAGGTTTTTATACCCTATTTCAAATATACAACCtacatcaaatatttaatatacaagTGTGAACAATGTCCATGATGGAAGATCAAGCACCTATCCCCATCCTTCATTTCCTTTAATTTTTGAGCCACTGATGTTCCATTCTCcttactccaggggttactatcactgtcattatatccaccccggCTCTGTGTTTGATAGCAAATGAGCAGGTAGTTTTGTTGTTTGGCGTACATCAAACGAATTGAAttacagtacactgtggttaactttgtgactttgaagttgggcgtcgctctgcttgtaatcttcaaaggaaatctctgCAGGTCTATGATTGGTCAGTATTTTTCtgctgaactgccttcagttttactatgagagaATCCAGGAGTAGATATAgtgacagtgaaagtaacctctggagtatcaaggatgctgATGATTGTCTTTATGCAGTACTATAATGTGTTTAATCCCTACCTCGGTATTCTTCATCAGACGTTCTGGGTCACTCTCGGCTACTACTCGCACCTGAGAAATAAAGGAACATAAAATCAATAATGTCCATCATCTCATCATACAACATCAAACTATGCTATTATTACTGTCCAACAATAAGCCCATTTCTCGCAATAAGCCCATCCATATGCATTATCATGTAGTCAAAATATTGATAAGTTCTATGGCTGTAGTATTTCTTCCATACAAGTTTAACTCTTCACGTGCTGTTGTTGTATACAGACAATAGAAAAGTGTGACATCCCACATTTACCTGACGTTACCTGATCTGGTTAGTTGTGTCCAGCAGACAACATATGAGTTACACAATAAAATTTTATGCAAAAACAACATACTCGGTTTATAACAATCATTTTGTTAGTAAACTTCACATTTTCTGTCATGTGACCCAGATTGCTTAAATTTCCCGTGATGTGCTCCAATATTCATCACCAACGTAAACAATGTGGCAATGATCGCAATCATATGCAATCTACTGTCAGTAAAATACAAACCTtggaaaataaagatatttatgTTATTGAACAAATTTGTGTATACCATGAACATTGGTTCTCATTTTTCTGCATtatttcggaatacatttttttttgtaattccaACCTCATAACACAATTAAAATACACATTCGGCCATATTGCTCAAATGTCTGGGAGAATGTCCGGAAAATGTCCAGAACCCAGTCAGGAATTACagtacagaaagagttaaaCAAGTGCATGGTTTCCAGTTTCCACACACATCAAAGACAAAACCTACCTGAAGCCTTAATGCCTCCAAGCGTTCTTCTCTCTGTCTATCTTCCTCTTCTTTATCCTCTGCCATTCTCTTCCTCTCCTCAATCTTTCTCTGAATTTGCTCTTCTCTATAATGGACCCTACACAATAAAAgccaaaacaaaaaatgtttatcaCTGAGTATTAAATGTACTTGGATGAAAGGATGACCATTATAGAATGTATAAGCACAACATTATCAAGCTTATGTGTTTCTTTTATAAgcataaaagaaatatatacaaGTACGGCACATGGTGGCAATATGATATGAAGTTTTAAATCTAATGCCTGTTTGTAATAATAACTGTTTTCATTGATTATATTTTCTTCTGTTCAATTAAACATTCTGCTgcataatgttttaaaatttagcATATGCACTAGAATAGAAACTTATGCCAAAATAACccattatataccacacagtgattattaaattcaattttaacgCATATTTCTGTTCCACCTCCTTCCTCTTCTCAATAAATATTAATCATTGTTAGAAGTAAAGACCCTTATATAGTTACTTAATTTTCTTAGTTTACACACCTTTCAAGGTCAAATTTCGCTTGTTCTGCCATACTTTTTTGCAGCTCCTCTAACCTCTTACGATCTTCTTCCTCTTGTTTCTTACGACGCTGCATCTGTTCTTCATGGAATTCTGTTATctgaataaaataacattatcaGAATCACAAAAACTATACACCTTGTTATTCTTTTTTACATTAAAGCAAAATTTCTGTGAAAAAAGTCAGAAGAATTATTCGGTTTGTTTGGTTttacttcctattaacagccagggtcatgcaaggacgtgccaggtttgatggtggataTAAAGCGGAGTACCCAAATAAAAACCTCCAACCAGCAGTCCTTTTGtggtaactgccccacatgggattcaatctcacgactcagaggtggagggcttgtggtaatatattgggacatcttaaccactcagccaagATGAAGAAGATAAGAATTATTAGGACAcctaatacaaatgtatacataataattttgtctgtgttatcaatcaaATCTGCCCTTTTGGTTCCAGTAAACACCTTTTGTTATCTTAAAATTGTATTGCATAAATCTGATTTTCTTCATCTGTTCCCCATGTTGTCCATTTGTTTGATACAATTTTCCTTTTATCTGATATAGTATTCAAcacttttgctatttttatttACTAAAAGTGTAGTCCCTACCTTATCCTTTTCAACTGCTCTACGTTTTTTCTCGCGCTCTGCCTCCATTTTGACTTGCATCCTCATTTCTTCCTGTTGTCGCTCCAGCATTTTCTGCTGAATCATCATGGCCTCCATCTTCTGACAGCGCCACTGATGGATCTGTCCATGAACAGTAGATTGTTATATCACAAATACTCTTAGTGTGTGTTTAAGTTTGGAAAtgttatacataaaataatcatagaaaatacattattgatcacagataaaaaaaataaagaattctTTAGAACCAATACCATAATGAATAATAAGTAAGCTCTAACCTTCTCAAACAGTGCTTGCTTGACTTGTTTCTGTTTACGAAGGTACTCAATCTTGACCTCTTCAAGTTCTGCAGCAATGTCTGCCTCCATAAACACAGACTTTGCTTTATAGAAAAGTTCATCTCTCGCCTTCTGCCAGGCGACCATTAACACTTGTTTACGTTTTCGGAAATACTTATTGCTTTCGCACCACTCTTCATGCATCACCTAAGTAACAAATAATGACTTGTAGTAAAAATGTTAACAATGtacactgtaaaacaaagttTTGTGCTTACCAAGAAAGGTAACATATATTAATGCAGCATAATTTGTCAACGTTCATAGTTCAGGAGGTAGATACAAAAGTTCCTATCCATGAAAAGCAATCACAAACATATCATATGATCTGGCAACCATagaaatattttacacatttacATTACGTACTATGTTAGCAACAAAATTATTAAGGAACATGTTTTTGCTTCTTGTCTTCATGCATTAATGAATAACCATTGCACCGTTGAGGCAGAAATCCTATTGTAGTAGCTGGTAGCCACAAAAATGAGCGATGAACAAGGAGCTTCTATCAAAGGAACTGATCATGCCTGAAGGAATAGGATGGGCAAAGATCTCAGCTTTCAAAGAAACACATCAATAGATCTTGAGAAAgttcaagcaacacacctcagaTTGTCTCTAATGGTTTACTTTATAGATAATTAGTCTAGTTAAATTCCATGTCAGAAGTACTACAGATATTTAGTCTAGCTACCATCACAGTTCCTGTGGTCTTTCTATTCCTTACCAGTTGTGCTCGGTTCATTTTAGGAAGATGTCTTCTTAGACGGTCGATAATAAATTTGCGGCGATTTGCCATTTCATGAGGATACTGATCATAGATAACACAGAAAGTATAATGATCCTCCTCTGACCAGCCACCATGCTTCCCAGAactgaaatatacaaatactaaatgtaatactgtacatCTTACAAAAAAGTCCTGTGTGCTACTAAAACAACTTGCATAAGATAGGCATCAAAGTCTGTAAGACATAAATGTCCTCATCTTCATATGAAATCTGGACAAGATAGAGTGCAGGCAAACATAAAGGTAACTCTTATATGCCTCTCACTTCATGGTGGGGTATACAAATATGctttattaaatatatagatataacaaacctcagtATCTGTGAATGTTGATCCTCCAAATCATGCAGCTTTTCTCTGAAGGACTCATCCATGTGAATAAATTCTTGAAGAACATTGACTTTCAGATCAAAGTCcctacattcaaggtcaaatgcTGCCTCAGGTATACCTTGCTCTATATGGATGTTTGTGTCCTGTTCATCATGGACCATTTCTCCAAGCTCACCTGTAAGGCAAGAAATCAAAttgacatgttttatatatataatcaaatcatATTTTAGTGAATTGAGttattttcttaatatttataatttagactatatgaatcaaataaaatctgaaaaataTCTAATGTTGATTTGTGTGAGAGGTCACTACAACGAGACAACACTGAAATATCAAGAAGAACCAGGTTACTGATTACCATACATCTCTGAGGATCCTTGATATCCAACTACCCTCCAGGTTATCAAGCTACCCTCCAGGTTACCCATGCAGCTACCCTCCAGGTTACCCAACTAACCTCCAGGTTACCCAGCTAACCTCCAGGTTATCCAGCTACCCTCCAGGTTACCCAGCTACCCTCCAGGTTATCCAGCTACCCTCTAGGTTACCAAGCTATCCTCCAGGTTACCAAGCTATTCTCCAGGTTACCAAGCTATCCTCCAGGTTACCAAGCTACCCTCCAGGTTACCCAGCTATCCTCCAGGTTACCCAGCTACCCTCCAGGTTACCCAGCTACCCTCCAGGTCACCCAGCTACCCTCAAGGTTACCCAGCTACCCTCCAGGTTATCCAGCTACCCTCCAGGTTACCCAGCTACCCTCCAGGTTATCCAGCTACCCTCCAGGTTATCCAGCTACCCTCCAGGTTACCCAGCTACCTTTCAGGTTATCCAGCTACCCTCCAGGTTACCCAGCTACCCTCCAGGTTACCCAGCTACCCTCCAGGTTATCCAGCTACCCTTCAGGTTACCAAGCTACCCTCCAGGTTATCCAGTTACTCTCCAGGTTACCAAGCTACCCTCCACGGGTTACCCAGCTATCCTCCAGGTTACCCAGCTACCCTCCAGGTTATCCAGCTACCCTTCAGGTTACCCAGCTACCCTCCTGGTTACCAAGCTACCCTTCAGGTTACCCAGCTACCCTCCAGGTTACCAAGCTACCCTCCAGGTATACCCAGCTATACTCCAGGTTATCCAGTTACCCTCCAGGTTACCCAGCTACCCTCCAGGTTACCCAGCTACCCTTCAGGTTACCCAGCTACCCTCCAGGTTACCCAGCTACCCTCCAGGTTACCCAGCTACCCTCCAGGTTACCCAGCTACCCTTCAGGTTACCCAGCTACCCTTCAGGTTATCCAGCTACCCTCCAGGTTACCCAGCTACCCTCCAAGTACCCAGCTACCCTCCAAGTACCCAGCTACCATCCAGGATACCCAGCTACCCTCCAGGTTACCCAGCTACCCTCCAGGTTACCAAGCTACCCTCCAAGTACCCAGCTACCCTCCAGGTTACCCAGCTACCCTCCAAGTACCCAGCTACCCTTCAGGTTATCCAGCTACCATCCAGGATACCCAGCTACCATCCAGGATACCCAGCTACCCTCCAGGTTACCCAGCTACCCTCCAAGTACCCAGATACCCTCCAAGTACCCAGCTACCATCCAGGTTATCCAGCTACCCTCCAGGTTACCCAGCTACCCTCCAAGTACCCAGCTACCCTCCAAGTACCCAGCTACCATCCAGGTTATCCAGCTACCCTCCAGGTTACCAAGCTACCATCCaggtagctactgttgtagcggaaaagatatcaccttctgactgacttttccgctactGCAAGGTCCCTCTATAAAGGTGTGGGAAACAAAATCAGGCACGACCGACCATCGATTATGTCTTATCAAAAATtattccgatcaaacacggctttgacacatacctggatgttagtaggggatgttattctagCTGTAGACGTCgagtttttaactttatcaccattatttaatcagataCATGCATTTGAATCCAATGTTGACAATTTCTCAGCTAAAATCGAgcgacattttgtaaactaccgccGCGCATGCGCCAGTCTCCAATAACATTACTTGTGAGGCCCATTAGGGGTGATGATATTTCCATTATGTCTTGCAGGCCTACAGATATTCATGAAACCCGTGCAATGGATAGACAGAcaatttgattataaatatacataaaaaaatatgataaagaggaaaagaaaatattttttttatttcattctttaagttaaaaaaaaaatgtaaaaaaacaagagatcccagagggatcttggcgcccaccaaagaatgatctatgtctgacaatggaaagagggatcttttctctgcttttcaaacttttgcaaacatactacatataaaatttgagacagatcgcttcagtactttctgagaaatagcagtaacaaacttcaactatcaaaatccaagatggctccttggcggccatcttgtaaatcgatcggtcccaaatcgaaatatgcacaactagggccatagaggaacctatatatgaaatttgagacagattcattcaatactttctgagaaatagtgataacaaactttaactatcaaattccaaaatggcagcctggcggccattttgttgtccgatcgatccaaaaacgcattatgcacaacaagagccctagggaaacctacatatgaaatatgagaaagatcccttcagtactttgtgagaaatagcgataacaaactttaactatcaaattccaagatggcagcctggcggccattttgttgaccgatcgatccaaaaacgcattatgcacaacaagagccctagggaaacctacatatgaaatatgagaaagatcccttcagtactttgtgagaaatagcgatattaatctttaactatcaaaatccaagatggctgcctggtggccattttgttgaccgatcgatccaaaaacgcattatgcacaactagggccctaggggaacctacatatgaaatttgagaaagatcccttcagtactttctgagaaatagcgataacaaactttaagtattaaaatccaagatggctgcctggcggccatcttgttaaccgattggtcccaaaatgcaatatgcacaactagggccctaggggaacctacatatgaaatttgagaaagatccctttagtactttctgagaaatagcgataacaaactttaagtattaaaatccaagatggctgcctggcggccatcttgttaaccgattggtcccaaaatgcaatatgcacaactagggccctaggggaacctacatatgaaatttgagaaagatcccttcagtactttctgagaaatagcgataacaaactttaagtatcaaaatccaagatggctgcctggcggccatcttgttaaccgattggtcccaaaatgcaatatgcacaactagggccctaggggaacctacatatgaaatttgagaaagatctcttcagtactttctgagaaatagcgataacaaactttaagtatcaaaatccaagatggctgcctggcggccatcttgttaaccgattggtcccaaaatgcaatatgcacaactagggccctaggggaacctacatatgaaatttgagaaagatcccttcagtgctttctgagaaatagcgataacaagaattgttaacggacggacggaaggacggacggaccacggacaaaaagcgatttgaatagcccaccatctgatgatggtgggctaaaaatgattataacaaaattaaaaaaaaatcatagtttgttttgaaaaaaaatttcaattcaTCATCAGCATCTGTATTTTTTGGAAAGTTTTATTtctaattgtttttatttttagaatgattaattattatcatttatgtcaaacttattgaatttatttttatttggaaagtgcatacatgtgttttaattttttttcataactcAACTGCAGGATTTTTCTGTagtttgtttatatgtaaatgtaagccTAACAACATTAAACATAATAAACCAAGCTAATTATAAAGTTTAAACTTTATTTGAATTGTAGGTGATTTTCTttgatgtcaaattaaattCTGATTGATGAAGATAATTGGAAATGGAAGATATTCTTGATGTTTTC
Coding sequences:
- the LOC138314711 gene encoding coiled-coil domain-containing protein 148-like; amino-acid sequence: MGTPKRGFDTSRDFVTQYTSDETDRIVMRINNGVRSNKYKDVDYDKLKLLAAEKKFSAHKSLLKVKKIEQMSKQTKENNLNKQHKLVWQKEFIRLNSLRKRLQGEIERHRRDHVTETGPCTNMYQEFEDYESHLDQQFGKFKTQTAEPVWELREDLQFWLQENMAELKMGSPDIVQKHMEIKQTINSVKDQQKQVMERLRYEQQSLERELGMGELGEMVHDEQDTNIHIEQGIPEAAFDLECRDFDLKVNVLQEFIHMDESFREKLHDLEDQHSQILSSGKHGGWSEEDHYTFCVIYDQYPHEMANRRKFIIDRLRRHLPKMNRAQLVMHEEWCESNKYFRKRKQVLMVAWQKARDELFYKAKSVFMEADIAAELEEVKIEYLRKQKQVKQALFEKIHQWRCQKMEAMMIQQKMLERQQEEMRMQVKMEAEREKKRRAVEKDKITEFHEEQMQRRKKQEEEDRKRLEELQKSMAEQAKFDLERVHYREEQIQRKIEERKRMAEDKEEEDRQREERLEALRLQVRVVAESDPERLMKNTEAWEAHVNEEVEEDININRPLFDVNSFTSNQVTSDPRMKLEARLREAGLHNSDYARHIMSNVKPLNPPRRDMESTVFKTD